A single genomic interval of Spinacia oleracea cultivar Varoflay chromosome 6, BTI_SOV_V1, whole genome shotgun sequence harbors:
- the LOC110780677 gene encoding jasmonate-induced protein homolog, producing MGDSFVITGEEQASLDELIKETENLSEFEDAVVAENEGLDNSNLPHCKYIVVNGVLENKTPKPLNVYEEKIWAGGMLKQFPDPLERIGYFIANGIQPQGVMEAVVYKGMNSDGVECGWLLAFMDSDQNGGMKVYVDCGPIRKFMNIDWNAVETKLMHSGTTAKHYDTETQTSVVANIIRYSCDGKTCKDKVTAIFYG from the exons ATGGGTGATTCATTCGTGATAACGGGGGAAGAACAAGCCAGTTTAGATGAGCTAATCAAAGAAACAGAGAACTTGTCTGAGTTCGAGGATGCCGTCGTTGCTGAAAATGAAGGGCTTGACAATTCCAATTTGCCTCACTGTAAATATATCGTGGTGAATGGGGTCTTAGAAAATAAGACACCTAAACCCTTGAACGTTTATGAAGAGAAGATATGGGCGGGAGGTATGCTCAAACAATTTCCCGATCCTCTTGAAAGGATAGGTTATTTCATCGCAAATGGAATCCAGCCTCAGGGCGTCATGGAAGCCGTGGTGTATAAAGGAATGAATTCTGATGGTGTTGAATGTGGTTGGCTCCTTGCTTTCATGGATTCCGATCAGAACGGTGGAATGAAG GTTTACGTTGATTGTGGTCCGATAAGAAAATTCATGAACATCGACTGGAACGCCGTTGAAACGAAGCTAATGCATTCCGGCACGACAGCAAAGCATTATGACACGGAGACACAAACCTCAGTGGTTGCGAATATTATTCGCTATTCTTGCGATGGCAAAACTTGCAAAGACAAGGTTACTGCAATCTTCTATGGTTAA
- the LOC130462923 gene encoding uncharacterized protein — MDRIVTWNVRGLNLAHKQGVVKHFIHKHHVGLVGLLEHKVKVPNLGNLYQKVFLNWCFTSNSSYHDGGRIFLAWNPSSFVVTILQVTSQLMNCLVKPVGGSDSFYCTFIYVFNEGHKRLNLWRDLKALCTQDAWIMCGDFNCVMNPEERIGAPVRNAEIVDICQCMHFCGMEDIKSVGNYYTWNNKQQGTARVFSKLDRIMENSTWQTQFPTAEVCFMNEGTFDHSPGLLTVYPRTGGGKKPFKYFTMWKSSPDFSSIIQQQWNTQLHGTKMYVVVNKLKQVKGALKDLNRLGFSDIQAAHIKAFNDMNAAQQAMHLNPSDVTLADLELQAINEYRLKHQAYLDFLRQKAKFEWLKAGDENTALFHQSIRQRRTLNQIYSIHDMHGIWKEDSAEVSMAFLEYYTSLLGTTQSNRKAVLSHVVQLGHLINDQHRAILNGPYTADEVRKNFFSIPGVKAPGPDGFGTFFFKDSWKILLGMKWWLLF, encoded by the coding sequence TTGTAACTTGGAATGTCAGAGGTCTTAATCTAGCTCATAAGCAAGGTGTTGTGAAGCATTTCATTCACAAACACCATGTGGGGCTAGTAGGACTTCTGGAGCATAAGGTGAAGGTTCCTAATCTTGGGAATCTTTACCAAAAAGTGTTTTTGAATTGGTGTTTCACTAGCAATAGCAGTTATCATGATGGGGGTAGGATTTTCCTTGCTTGGAATCCCAGTAGTTTTGTTGTGACTATTCTGCAAGTTACAAGTCAGCTTATGAACTGTCTTGTTAAGCCAGTGGGTGGTTCTGATAGCTTTTATTGTACCTTCATTTATGTTTTTAATGAAGGTCATAAGAGATTGAACCTGTGGAGAGATCTCAAAGCTTTATGCACTCAGGATGCTTGGATTATGTGTGGTGACTTTAATTGTGTAATGAACCCTGAAGAGAGGATAGGGGCTCCTGTTAGGAATGCTGAGATTGTGGATATATGTCAATGTATGCATTTCTGTGGAATGGAAGATATTAAGAGTGTGGGAAATTATTACACTTGGAACAATAAACAGCAAGGTACTGCCAGAGTTTTTTCAAAGCTTGACAGAATTATGGAAAATTCTACTTGGCAAACCCAATTTCCCACAGCTGAGGTTTGTTTTATGAATGAGGGCACCTTTGATCATTCCCCTGGTTTACTTACTGTTTATCCTAGGACTGGAGGGGGCAAGAAGCCATTTAAATACTTCACTATGTGGAAGAGTTCTCCTGATTTTTCATCTATCATTCAGCAGCAATGGAATACACAACTTCATGGTACAAAGATGTATGTGGTTGTTAACAAACTGAAGCAGGTTAAGGGTGCTTTGAAAGATTTGAATAGGTTGGGTTTCTCTGATATTCAGGCTGCACACATTAAGGCATTTAATGATATGAATGCAGCTCAACAGGCTATGCATTTGAATCCTTCAGATGTAACTTTGGCTGACCTGGAATTGCAGGCTATCAATGAATATAGGCTGAAACATCAGGCTTATTTGGATTTTTTGAGACAAAAAGCAAAATTCGAATGGCTCAAAGCAGGTGATGAAAATACTGCTCTTTTTCACCAGAGCATCAGGCAGAGAAGAACTTTGAATCAAATTTATAGTATTCATGATATGCATGGCATTTGGAAAGAAGATTCTGCTGAGGTGTCTATGGCTTTCTTGGAGTATTATACTTCCTTATTGGGTACTACTCAGTCCAATAGGAAAGCAGTTCTCAGTCATGTGGTTCAGCTAGGTCACCTCATAAATGATCAACATAGAGCAATTCTGAATGGTCCATACACTGCAGATGAAGTGAGGAAGAATTTTTTTTCTATTCCAGGGGTTAAAGCTCCAGGTCCAGATGGGTTTGGTACTTTTTTCTTTAAAGATTCCTGGAAAATATTGTTGGGGATGAAGTGGTGGCTGCTGTTTTAG